The nucleotide sequence GATGCACTCGGTGATCGAGGCCAGCCGCGACGGGTACAGCGAAGGCAACGCCGCCGCGCCCGCCGGGCGCGGCGCGTAGGCCAGGTCGTAACGCCGCACCATCTTCCAGCTCGTCCAGGTACTGATGGAAGTCAGGCGGTGGCGGTGCGCCGTCTCCGCGCCCGCGGTGAAACGCCGCCCGGCATCGTCGCGCTGCCCGTACTGAAACACCACCCGGCTTTTGCCGTTGCCGTAATCCACCCGCGCAACGCGATGGCCCCGCTCGCCGTCCTTGTGGTAGCGAATCAGTATCTCGTTGCCGAAGCGGTCGCTGATGCGGTCGAGCAGCCAGACCCTGACCGCGCGCGCGCCGTTGTCTTCGGGGGCGTGCAGGCGCGAGGCTTCGCTGCGCCCGTAGTCCATCACCACGCCGTCGCGCCGCCACACCTTGAACTTGCGCGGCCCGAGCGAACGCCCGTTGCCGCCGGTTCCAATCCGGCCGTATGAACGAACGCGCGAGAAACTCTCGATGCGGGTGCGGTATTCGCCGGCGTCGCCGCCGTAATCGCCGGAGACGACGGCAAGGCGCTGCCCGTCCAGGCAGAAGCGGTCGCGGTCGTCCATCACCACCTGCAGCGGCCCGTCGTAGTCGCCGTCCTGCGCGAGGTCGCGCGCACAGCGGCTCACAACCGACAGCCCTTCCAGCATCCAGCCGAGGCCGGCGATGCCGTTGCCGGCCTGGCTGTTGTACGCCAGCGCCAGTTGCGGCTCGAAACCGCGCGCGGCGGGCGGCACCTGAATGGCGACGCGCCAGGTCGCGGCGCCCTGGCCGCCGACCTCAAAGTCGCCCTGTATCGCGCCGACCGCGTCGGCGGCGGCGCCCTGCGACAGCGCGATCAGGCCGCCGACGGCCAGCGCGCGCCATGAGATAAGTTGTGTCCAATGCTGTTTCATTGTTCCTCCCCGGAAATGTCGTTGTCGCGCAAACGCCTGCCGGCGTCTTCCAGCGCCTGGTGAATGTCTTCCAGATGGAGGGGAACGCGGTCGAGAAACTTCGCCGGCAAACCCGCGTCGAGAATCAACTCGTCGCCGCGGTGCACCAGCACATCCGCTTCCCGAATCCAGCGCCGCGGCAAAGCCTCCGCATCGCCGCCGATGGAATCGTTGTCCGCGCCGCCATCGCCGCCCGGCGCACCGACGGACTCCCGGCGCGCAAGCGGCGCGGGGCCGTCTGCGGCGGTGTCCGCCGTGTTCGCCGTGTCCGCGCTGTCCGCGGCCCGTTCAGCGGCTGCGCGCGCCTGCGTTGCGGATGGCGCCACCGGCCCGGTTTCGTATCCGTAAAGCCAGATACCAAAACCGGCCAGCAGCAGCGCCGCCCAGAAAACAGGCTCGCGGCAGCAGCCGACGATGACAGGTTTCCAACGATTCATCATGCCTCCCTGGTTCGGAAGGCAATCTAAAAGCGTTCATAAGAGAGCGGTTCAGCCAATGGGCTGAACGGTGGCATTTACCGGTATGAATGACAGAAACGGCGTCCCCCCGTCGGACGAACGGTCAATTCGGCGAAGTATTGCCGCTTCCGGCGATGCGGGCGCGCCGGCAGCGTACACAAAAAAGGCCGCCCGAAGGCGGCCTTTATGGTGCCGGCAATGCGGCGCAGTCAGCGCTTGCGACGCTCATTGCGGCGATCTTCAAGACGCTCCATAATCAGCGCAATAATCACCGGAGTGATGAATGCTACAGCAACCACCAAAGAAAGGATTAACGGAGTGGTCATTTCCGGGTGGTGGGTCGGCGGCTGTTATGTCGGTCAACCAGGGCAGCGACAATCCCCGTGACGGTGAATATCACGCCAACCACCAGAACAACAATTAGCGGAGTGGTCATTTCCATGCTGTCGGGTTAGCGGTCGCGGCGCTGGGCAATCAGGCCGGCGACAATCACGGTGATGAGTACCGCGGCGAACACCAAAACAACGATTAGTGGCGTGGTCATTTCCATGCTGCCGGGTTAGCGGTTGCGGCGCTGGGCAATCAGGGTAGCAACAACCACGGTGATGAGTACCGCGGCAAGTACCAAAACAACGATTAACGGAGTGGTCATTATTTATCACCCATGCACATGCCATCCTTAACGTCTGCGGAATTGGTCAATCAAGGCGATAATCCCCGGGATGCTGGCTATCGCGGCGACCACCAAAACAACGATTAGCGGAGTAGTCATTCTTCCTTTTCCTCCTTTACTTTGATGCCGTTGACAAGAATTACTGCGGTCCCAACAGAGGCCATGATAACTGCCACAGCAGTTTCCGGCGTGGTAAAACCCTGGATAATGCCGGCGGCGACGACAACCACGCCACACTGCCGCCCGCTGGCCATCAACTCTTTCAGGTCAATGTACTTCATGCCCCCAGCATAACACAAAAAACGCAGCCGTTCGTCGGAAAGTCTTGTCCTGTATGGCTTTCCGGCGCCATCAAACGCTCTCAAATGCCGTTCGTCGGGCGGAAATTCTGCTATAATCAAGGCGGTTTCAATGCATCTTGCAAGGAGGTTTATCATGATTCCGAAAGTCAACAGAATAAACCGTTCGCGGCCCGTTGAGCGGGGCCTGCATGAACTGTACGCCGACGACCCCGAGCGCGCCGACCGGCTGGTGTTCGGCAGGCGCTGCAATGCTTCCCGACGCGGCTTTCTGAAAGGGGCCGGGCTGGCCGGCATGGCCGCGGCGCTGGGTTTGCCGGTGGTGTTTTCCGGCAGAATGCCCGCCGGGCTGATACCGGCGGCGCTCGCCGATTCCACCGCCGACTTCAACTGGGCCGCCTACGGCAAAAAGGGCCTTCGCATTCTGAACGACCGCCCAATCAATGCGGAAACGCCGCCGCATCTTCTCGACGATTCGGTGACACCCGCCAAATACATGTTTGTTCGCAACAACGGCATCGTGCCGCCGCGCGGGGAACTCGACCCCGGCGAGTGGACGCTGACGATAGACGGCGAGTCCATCGAGCGCCCGCGCACGCTGACCATCGCGCAACTGAAAAAGGAATTCAGGCACCACACCTATCAGTTGCAGATTGAGTGCGGCGGCAACGGCAGGGCCGAATACGACCCGCCGGCGCGCGGCAACCAGTGGACCACCGGCGCCGTCGGCTGCGCCAACTGGACCGGCGTGCGCCTGCGCGATGTGCTGGAGTCTGCGGGCGTGCGCCGCGGCGCGGTGTACACCGCCAACTTCGGCAAGGACAAACACCTGAGCGGCGACCCGAACAAGCGCCCCATTTCGCGCGGCGTTCCGCTGGCCAAGGCGATGGAGGACGAGTCGCTGATTGCGTGGGCGATGAACGGCGAGGACATCAACATCCTGAACGGCTATCCGCTGCGCGTGATCACCGCGGGGTGGCCCGGTTCAACCTGCGGCAAATGGCTGACCGGCATCGCGCTGCGCGACCGCGTGCACGACGGCGCCAAGATGACGGGCAAGGCATACAAGGTGCCGAAGAACCCGGTGGCGCCGGGAACCAAAGTGGATGACAGCGACATGATGATCATCGAGAGCATGCCGGTGAAGTCGCTGATTACGCGGCCCCGCACCGCGATGGAACATGCGGCGGGCAGCGCGCTGGAGGTCGGCGGCCATGCGTGGGCCGGCGACTTGAGCGTGCGCGCGGTTCATGTGTCGGTTGATTTCGGCGCGACCTGGCGGGAAGCGCGGCTGTCCAAACCCAAAAACCGCCTCGCGTGGCAGGACTGGTCCGCCAGCGTGCGCTTTCCGAAGACCGGGTATTACGAGGTGTGGGCGCGCGCAACCGACGAACGCGGCGCCGCGCAGCCGATGCTGGTGCCCGGCTGGAATCCGAAGGGCTACCTGAACAACCGGTGCCACCGGATCGCCGTCCATGTAGTTTGATTGTGCGGGCGCGGCGGCGCGCCGGTTTTGCGGTGTCGCCGGGCGCGGCGCTGCCGTCCATGCGTTTGAGCGGGCGGCTGCGCGTTGTTCGTTTTGCGGTGGCGCCGCCGATGTGTTCAGTCGTGCGGCGTGCCTGGCGGTTGGGCGCCGTTGTTTTTGCGTTGTTTGCGGGCGCGGTGTTCGCCGGTGATGCGGGCGCGCCGGACGCCGGCGGTTACGACCCCGGCAGCGGGTTTTTCATGGCGCCCGGCTACCAAGCGGCCATCGCGCATTGCACGGCCTGCCATTCGGCGCAACTGGTGATTCAGCAGGGCCAGCCGCGCGGCGGCTGGATGGAGTTGATTGAGTGGATGCAGTCGGAACACGGCCTGTGGCAGATTCCGCAGCCGCAACTGAACGAGTTGCTGGATTACCTGTCCGCACACTACGGCCCGGGCCGCCCTCATTTCGGGCGCAACGAGTAACAACGGGCAGTACTTCGGCGGGTTGGTAGCGGGGGGAGGATTTGAACCTCCGACCTTCGGGTTATGAGCCCGACGAGCTGCCAGACTGCTCCACCCCGCACCCGTTGTTATTCTACCGGATTATACCGCAAAGCGGGCGGATTTTCAGGCGGTGAAATACCGCAGCAGCCAGTAAAGACCCCAGGCCGTCAGCGCGACGCCGGCGCCGACGCGCACCGCAGTGCCCGGCGGCACGACCTTTTCCATCAGCACGAAGACCGCGAGCAGCGCCATCCACAGCACATTCATCACGCCGACCGCGAACATCACCAGCATCAGCGCCCAGCAGCAGCCGAGGCAGAACAAACCGTTGCGCGCGCCCATGCCGACGGCGCCCGCGGCGCCGTCCTTCCAGCACGACAGCAGAAAGCCGAGCGGCGAACGGCAGTAATCAAGGCAGGCGGTTTTCAGCGGCGTCCACTGATAAACGCCCGCGACCAGCAGCACAAGGCCGCCGAACAGCAGGCCGCCGCCCTCCATCATCCGGTTCAGCACATTGGCGACATGCAGCGGCCACTGCACCAGCGCGGCCAGCGCGCTGAACGCAACCCACACCAGCAGGTAGCCGAACACAAACAAATAAGTCTCGCGGCGGAAACTGCCGCCGGGATGGCGGCGCTTGCCGAGGGCGGCGTAGATGGCCGTCGCCGGCAGCACCGTCGGCAGCATCATCGCGACCATCATCACCGACCACATGAAGAACAGCGCCGTCAGGTCATAGAGCGTCCACGGGCGCCCGCCGGCGGCGGGCGGCATCCACATCTCCCAGCCGCCCGTGTGCATCTGCTGCATCTGCCACGACATGAACAGCAGGTAACCCCACGACACCGCCAGCACGGCGGCCATGCCGGCAAAAACAACACTCCGGTCCTTCCAGTCAAGCGGTGGCAGCGCCTCCGCCGCCTTCGCCAAAGCGGGATTTGTCTTGAACATGAATCTCCCTGAAATCCCCCCGAAATCTCCCTG is from Gammaproteobacteria bacterium and encodes:
- a CDS encoding DUF2182 domain-containing protein; this translates as MFKTNPALAKAAEALPPLDWKDRSVVFAGMAAVLAVSWGYLLFMSWQMQQMHTGGWEMWMPPAAGGRPWTLYDLTALFFMWSVMMVAMMLPTVLPATAIYAALGKRRHPGGSFRRETYLFVFGYLLVWVAFSALAALVQWPLHVANVLNRMMEGGGLLFGGLVLLVAGVYQWTPLKTACLDYCRSPLGFLLSCWKDGAAGAVGMGARNGLFCLGCCWALMLVMFAVGVMNVLWMALLAVFVLMEKVVPPGTAVRVGAGVALTAWGLYWLLRYFTA
- a CDS encoding sulfite oxidase; this translates as MIPKVNRINRSRPVERGLHELYADDPERADRLVFGRRCNASRRGFLKGAGLAGMAAALGLPVVFSGRMPAGLIPAALADSTADFNWAAYGKKGLRILNDRPINAETPPHLLDDSVTPAKYMFVRNNGIVPPRGELDPGEWTLTIDGESIERPRTLTIAQLKKEFRHHTYQLQIECGGNGRAEYDPPARGNQWTTGAVGCANWTGVRLRDVLESAGVRRGAVYTANFGKDKHLSGDPNKRPISRGVPLAKAMEDESLIAWAMNGEDINILNGYPLRVITAGWPGSTCGKWLTGIALRDRVHDGAKMTGKAYKVPKNPVAPGTKVDDSDMMIIESMPVKSLITRPRTAMEHAAGSALEVGGHAWAGDLSVRAVHVSVDFGATWREARLSKPKNRLAWQDWSASVRFPKTGYYEVWARATDERGAAQPMLVPGWNPKGYLNNRCHRIAVHVV